CAGCGTTGCTCAATACATTAATCATGCATGCCTAGTTTTCATTTTTGGCACACGgggcgggggtggggggagtGAAGAGAAACTCGCTCGTTTCTCACACTGCCTCCTGTCAGCCATGGGTGCCCCGGGACGACACACGCTCTGGACCCTGTGCGTCTGCTTTGCGGCCCTTCAGACAAGTGAGTTCACTTCTCTTATAATCCAACTTCATATGCTCACTTTTGATTGTAGAGTGCATTTATTAagtattttgttgtattttttttgggcAATTTTACTACAGTATTTAATCAGACATGCAAGAAAACCTTCATGATTGCTTTTACGCTGATTCCGAATCTGcactatttttttcttcaagcacatcaggttttcaaaatattaataataacagaaTGTAATAATTagtaatatttatgaattaagggTTAGGTTCAGCAGCAGGTGGATTCTTctcaaacacatgcacacacacacactgtaaaaTCCTGTTCCTAATATTGTGGTGTTGTCACATGACATAGTTAAGTCCAAACTTTAGCATTAGCTTAGCAGTGGATAATATTATATGCTGCATGCACAAACAAATGTTTGAGAGCAAGTGGGTTGTTTTTCCACTCCGCCTGCGATTGGTTTTGGCTCCACGTCAGTGCTGTCCAGTTCAATTAAAAActcacgcacgcaaacacacgcacgcaagcgcacgcacaaacacacgcacacacacacacttacacacgcgTACGCACTCACACATGTAAATGGGTGAGAGTGAAAAGTTAGAAAGGTTTCTCACACTCACCACTACGTTATCGTCATTATGAAGGCAATGGGATACTACGATccgtgttgatcactgccatctagtggttgtAACAAGCATTTTGCATAACAAGCAAttctccattcattcatttcttGCCTGAGATGCTTTGAGGGTGACCATGAGAGAATCCACGGTGGAGGTGGTCCGAGGGGATTACGTCATCCTGCCCTGCTCCTTCTTCACCTCCAGCCCCCTCTCCCGACTCAACATAATCTGGACCATGGCTCCTTTCTCCAGTCCGGAATCCCCCATTCAGGTCTACACACGCACTTTATTCTTAGTTTTCCTGGAAGAAATTGTGACATCATGATTCCAAGAGCAAGAATTCCTTCCAGGTGATCGTGTATGACCACGGCCAGATTATAGAAGACCCCTCCCTCATTGGCAGGGTGGGCTTTACAGGTATAGCAatgatttagtttttttaaaacaaggaTTAGACAAACCAACTAAAAGAAGGTGACCCACTTGCTTGGAAGGTATCCCATGGAGTGCAGACATCATGGTGAACGACACTCATGTGTCGGACGCTGGGATTTATCGCTGCATGGTCAACAACCCTCCAGAAACGGCAGATCCCGGCATAGGAGAACTGCAGCTCactgttttaggtacatttagaTACACATTTTTACTTCTCATGTTAACAACAATGTTAATCTGCTGATTGCGCCAACAGTGGCACCATCGCTGCCCGCGTGCCAGTGGGACGGCGACACAGACGCGGGGGGTAGCGTCACGTTGTCCTGCTCGGTTGCCGAGGGCATTCCCACTCCGGAGATCCACTGGGATAAACTCAACCCAGAGGAAATTTCACTTCCTATCAACATGGAGGGTCAGAATTTGATCTTTACTCTATACAAAATGAGTTCTTCGATTTAATGTCGGTGTCAGCAATTTTATGCCACCCTTGAATGGTAATTTTTAGAGAAGAGAGCCCTTAGCCTTGAAGGTGGGGGTGAtacaactaaaataaaataaacaccatTTTACTTTTGTGGAAAATTGAGGCCACCAAAGTCACCACCTTCAAACAAAGTGAATTTAGCCCAGAGATTCGAAATGGTTATGTAGGTCAAACAAAATTTATTCAAAATTTTGCCAACCAATTGCTAATTAAAATGGGCATAATTTAAAAGCTGGCGTAGGCTAGAGTGACCATATTTTGATTTTCCCAATAAAGGATGCTCAACCCATTTTTGAGATACCGATATGATACTaaaaaacccaaacaacatgccgACGTTATAAATAATAGCACCATCTTTCACACAATGGTTCTTACCATCTTTTCAGTGTAATAATGTAAATAACAAATCAGTCGTGTCGCAAGGATATTAATTTAACAAATAAAGAAACTCACCTCATTATTTATATCATATTTAGATTTTCCCTCGTTGTTTTCTTGTCCATTCTGTTCTGGAATAAAGGAAGTTTGTCAACTTTCCAGATAAACTCTActcatagcttttttttttttttagtgttgaaTTGGTTAAATGCAACGGCACTTGCACGCTTGCAATTGCAGCGGTAAGCGTAAGAGTCGTCCTTACTTGCAATATTGCTTGTTATCTTCTTTTCCGGGTCCCTCCCAGTGTCTACGTCACACACACCTGTAACGGTAGTGTACCCCGCATGATATAAAAAAGTCCTCTCAAATGTCATGCAAAACATCAGTCAAATTAAACACATGCTAATTGAGGGTGTGGACATATCCGGGCAAAACAAGATGTTTGGTCATCTTAACGTTGCCCAGGTGAAATGGGTCAAATTCAATGCCATTTGTCCAATCCTATAGAAACATTGCCATCTAGCGGAAAGAAAGCGCAATTGCGGTCTAGGAAGCGCAACTTTGGTGTTGTCTATATCGAATACATTACTGAAAATGTATTGATTATTTCCTAGGCGAGCTGTCGGGTTCAGTCCAGATTGTCAATGTGTCCTCACAAACATCCGGCCTGTATCGTTGCTCCGCTTCCAACGTCCTTGGGACGGAGAACTGCTACGTCAACCTGTCCGTCTTCAGCGGTGAccaccacttttttttccctccctctcATAATCCAAAATCCATATACACTGATATGCTTTTGATAACTGTCAGCGGTGGCAGGGAATTCCTCAGGCATCCTGCAGGGGGTGCTGCTGACTTTGTCCATGAGCCTGATGCTGCTGGCCCTGCTGGTGCTCATGACGTGGCTTCATCGTACAGGCCAGGACGGCCGATGGAGGCTctccaaggaggaggaggatgaggagggctACAATGAGATCCGCTATACTCCATCCTTGATGAAGCGCTCCTTTGTGTAAGACATTTTAGTAACATGACATGctgctttttaaataaattcTCCAAATTATGACTGccatttcatttttcattttaagagAATAGTCACTAACACTTCAGATATAGAGGGACACTAGAGGCCCCAACATTCCAACTATACTTTAGATTTAAGGACGTTGTTTGACTCTGGAGAAggaaagacaaatacaaactagAGCACTCAAGCTGCAAACAAAGACACAAAAATCTTTAATTTAAATAGAAGggaaaaaatcatttaaaaaactgTACAGAACATTGAACATTGACTTAAATAAAGATTCCCCTGTgagtaaaactaaaataaaaagatggagatgggatacaaataaaaaaagaaaggaaaaacagAACCAAATCTTCCCAAATTGCACATTTCAAATGTGACGCTAAACGGACTTAGTGTCTTAAACGGAAAATAACCCAGAATTTCCAATCATAATAAAATAggtttatatttttaaatatatatttatatatgaaaCATGCTGTACATAGTTGCAGAGATTACGAAatccctttttattttatttcaactgACACCCGGCTCTGACCACCGTTTTGTGCTTTGCTTTCTCTGAGCAAAGTaaggaagaaagaaaagttCAACTGGCTGCTGCTGtttcataaaaagaaaaaatgttaaGACGGCTACTTGGGGATTTCAGTGGGAGAATGATAGCCACCACCAATCTACTTTGAATTTGGGCGGCTTGCCACAGTTTGATCATTCTGCAGGGTCTTATTTTGTATTCTACTGCATTATCTGATCACTGAGGTCAATCCAGAGTGAGGCAGAGTGCAAGACGGGGAAGAAACCCAACATAAAGTGACTTCTTCGTGTACTTccagttacacacacacacacacacacacacacacacacacacacacacacacacacacacacgcaggagcCCCTGTTGAGATGACACAATTGTAACACTGGTTTgaagaagggatgacaaaacaaaaaacgcaAGTTGCCAATTTAACATCAGCACATGATACAAATGAATCCCAAATATGAAAGACCGTTTTCCTCCAATAAATATTTATCCTTTGTTTTCAGTTTTTATCCTTTAGTTCCAACTAAAACGCTGGATTCAAGCAGTAGTAGTGGTGACTCTGTTAGCTAGTTAGTAGTAGCGGGGGATGCAGAAGCAGTAGTCGAGTAGGAGCGACAAGGAAGCAGACCCCTTTGCCCCCTCCCATCCTCCTTATTGGATGCGATGCGGGCTGGCGGGTGTCTCCAATTGACTGGCGCGACACCGACGCCTCCATCTTCAagtagagaagaaaaaaaaaatctccaaatagaaaaaaaaaaaaaagtttgtgatCAACACAATTTCTCAAGCTGGACTCAGAGGCTGTAAACAAGCGGCATGAGCACCGTGCGCTGGCCGGGGGAGGAGATGCACCATAAAAACGGTTGGCTGCTGAAATTTCAATTCTGTTCCTCTGGACTGAACACCGGCGAGAACTTCTGAGTTGGGAGAAAAACTGAACAAGGCTTCTCGTGGTCTCCACACAGTCAAAGCTGATCTTCCATGTTCCAGTTTATAAAAATAATTGTTGAgcaaaggaaagaaaaagatcCTTGGAATTGCACTGGCCTTCCTGGCCTTTTAGCACACATACActcatgtacacacacaaacacacacacacgcgcagcgCATCTGAGCCTCACTAAGATGACTTTGGGAGTAGCGTCATGAGTTGATGTGGAACATGCTTTAAGACCGCATCGTGTTTTGTGAATCCATGTAGAATAAACATTGATATAATGAGTCTTGATGGGGGCGTGGGGGTGCCGTCCAGTGTGCTGTTACCCAaaagggggaagggggggggggggggggggtgtcaataaTCAGCGCAGGTGCTCAAGTAAAGGCAACTCTGTGGATTGGTCAGGCGGCGTGGTGGTGTCTCCTGCTGGCAGCAGGCAGGATTCCACCGCCCGCGTTGCTCCCAGCGGATCTTGTGTGGGACTGGCTTCCTGTGGGGGGCCCGGGGGCAGCGGCTGATTTATATCACAAAGAGCAACAAGTCAGCATGTGACCTAATTCAAAATGAATTATTTCGTGATAAGTCATTTTGTTAGTGTTCCTCACCTGCGTGCGTATGGTGTGGACGCTTGCTCCATCACCCTCCGCTCCCGCCGGACCGTTAAAGCCCTTTCTGCTGGAAAAACTCCACTTCCCAAAATGGCTCTCAAAGTGGAGCATGTTGCCCTGGGCGAGGCCAGCCCGCTGGCCCGCCCTGTGGCTCGAGTTGTCCAGGAAGCTGGCAGGGCAGATGCACTCGGGCACCGGCAGAGACGGCGGCGCCACGGAGCCGCTGAAGGAGAGTTGCGAGTTGGACAGTTGCTGACCCAGCAGGCCCTGGATGGAGGATGTGCGTTGGAGGGATGAGAGCAGGCTTGCTTCTATTCTGCCCTCTGATTGGCTGAGTAGAGCCAGTGGGAGTGGTTGGGGATGGTGAGGCCAGTTTTGTGTTGGGCCGACTGGATTGTCCGTACCTGgtggacaaaaacaacaattacaCCCTGAGCATTGCTTTCTTGATTCTGTATTTTCTTACATCTTATTTATCTAGTGCTCATTATTTTCTGCTTCAGCTACTAAGGAGTTGGAGAAAATAGAGCGTTTTACCCAATGAGGGCTGTATGGTGGTGATGTGAGGCTGGGGAAGGCCAGAGGCTGGTGTGCTCTGCGCGGTGTGGATGGCGGCGTTGGTCGTGATGGAGGTGGAACCGCCACCGCAGTCCGAGTCCTCGATGTTTCCGCCGCTGTTGCAACCGGCGCCGCATCCTTTCTGCATCCTGGAGACAAGCCAACTTGTCACGCTCACAGCCATGGGAAGTCTTTGGGTCCAAAACAGTCGAGGGTACCTGTCCCAGCTATTGATGAGCCAATTGTAGATGTTGTGGGGGCTGACAGGTCCCCCCCACACGGAGCGCAGCTGACCATGTCCACCGGCGTACGACGTGGTGAGGGGGGACACGTAGATGGGGTAGCCGATGGGTTGGTCGCACGACGAGTTGATCATGTTCCTCAGGGCCTGTTTGGCGTTCTGAATGCTGCCGCGCTCTGGGTTGCGGTTGCGCAGGAAGACCAGCTCCTGCTGTTGCCCCGCCCACAGCCCACGCACACATTCTCTGTTTACCTGTAGGGGGAGCATAAGGTTGGTCAGGAGTGTTTGTCTGAAAATTTGCCTGAGCTGCGCTCCCACAATGGACATAAGTGTAAGTACAGATTAGAGGAAGGATGTACAACCTTGATGACCCGGAAGCTGAGGAACCTTTTGTTCAACATGATGATTTTGTACTCATCGCTGCCGTCGTCCATGATATGACGCAGCGCCAAAAGTGATGGCATGTTGGCGAGGATGGCGCTGCGCCAAACGGGGTCGCCCTCGTGCGATATCAACATTTTCTCCTCGTTGGTGGTGATGGCGTCATATAGCACCGTGGGGTCTTCATACTCATCCGGGGATGTGAAGTGGTCCTGCGGGAGAGCGCGACAAAATGTAAGCCTGTGAAGATGTTGCCTGGTGCTCAGTGAAGCGTTACCTGATGCAACTTGAGGGACATCCGCACACCGGGCGCCACAACTCGATTCAACAGGTCCATATCTGCAAAGACCCACTCGTCCCGTGGAGATGTGATGCGAAAGTCTCCCTTGAAGAGCGCGTGGAGGCCGTAGAGGAATGGCTCCAAGCTGGCAAAAGCAGAGCAGGTTATGGACAGTTGCACTAGACAAGCATCAAAGCAACTTTAGTCCAGTCCGAGATGGAGCTCTCACCTTGCAGACATGCTGTGGGAGGCAGTGCCCAAGGCTCTTCTTCCAAGGATACACAATCCAAAGCATAGACTGACCAGAGGAGAATCTCTATCACTAGTCACAGGCTGCAACTCAAAAGTAGAAATTAAAGAATCTCTAATAACATATTACAAGTGGTTGGACGTAAAGCCTGTGCAGAGACAAACCGTTTGCCGCCTGCTGTTGCAATACTGAATCCAGTCCACATAAATCATGCAGAAGGAGGAGGGTGTGATCCCGGAGGCCCTGTGGTCGTAGTCCTCGTCGATGTTCAGGTTGAAGGTGGGGTCGCTGTCGACGTAGTTGGGTCCGAGACATGGCCGCAGTGCCTCCTGAATTGCCTCGTTAGCCAACCACTCCTCCAATTTAGGCGATCGGCTCACGTAGTAAATGATGCTCTGTTggagaaaacaaatattaaccaTCCATAGTTAAAATATTGATTGTTAATCTAAGATTTATCTTGTCAGTTGTGGAATCTGCTTGATCCAAGTATTTGTTCCCGACTTTATTTCACCTCGGGTCTTGAAATCAATGGAACCATAATGGCTTTTACTCCTCACAGAGAGTGCAATTAATTCAGTCGTGACTACTTTGCTTCCTGTAGAaatcaaaacaggaagtaaacaaGCAAGGAAAGCCAAATTTGGTGTTGGACTACTTTGACAATAACAAACAGCAACCTTTGTTGGTCATATTTCAACACGGCATCCAATTATAACCTAAACCGGCTGGTTCAATTGTAATGAGACTCCACGGTCCTCCCTCCACTTTCTGGACATCTCACCTTGACATAGTACGTGATGAGAATCTTGCGAAGATCAAACACTTGCAGCATGGAGGCGGCGTTGTTGTCACTGATGCTGTAACCCTCCAGCACGTACTTGGTGGCCGCCACTTCCCAGGCGAGCCAGCGCTGTCCGAAGGCGGCGTTGAACGACAGCATGTGAGGCAGGTGACCCGgctcgcagcagcagcagccctcgtcctcctccacgCCTTCTGTGATGGCTTCGACTTCTCTTTGCTGACAGTAGGTGCCTGCAGGGAGTAGATGTAAAATGCATTAGGAGCTGAATCAAAATCCTGATATAATCATTCAGAGTAACTATATAAACATATAATGTGTGGGAGGGGCAAAAGTAGGTCATTTTCTAAACTGCTGACCTCTAAACTCGAGACCCCTCAGCTGGAAGGTGACCAGGCCATTGCCGATCTCGATAATATGCACCAATGCGTTGAGGTAGTCTGAGGCGAGAATGAAGCAGTCGCCCGTGTTGTAGTTGCCCCAGCGTCCGAGCAGCAGATCTCCACACAGGCTGTGCTGCAGCGAACGTGTCAGGTGCTCGTAGAAAATGGAGTTCAGGTTGTTATCGTCGGCACCTGGCAGGAAATGGGGCCACCAGCATAGCAATAATTACATATCACTTCAACAATGTTGACAAAAAAGAGGCGGAGACATGATAATACCTGGATTACGGTCCAGCTGAGTGGCAAGTCTGGTGTTGGAGTGGTCAACTCGCTTGGTGCTAACAAGACAGAATTTGCACAAAAGTTTATTTTCAATCAATGCATTAttcaatgaattaaaaaaaaaatatatatattacaggACTCTTGAGAAAGTAAATGCTAGGTGGACAAATTGAAAAACAGAGTGCTGTACCACATGTGAGTGAAATAAAACTGCAGAGTTTTCAACCACATACTTGTAGTCCCGCTCCCAGAATTTAACAGGCCTGGTGTATGAGGTGACAAACACAGCGCTGCCCAGGACTGGATTGAGAGGGGTTGAAAAGATGGCTGAAAAGATGGCTTGCACAAAGAGCACAGCAGAGTCTGCAGAGAAATTGAGTTAAGGGGCATCTGGTGAGGAAGTGTAACAATCATTTGCGTGGGATCGGATTTAAGGATACGTGGCACCGCGAAGGGCTGGGCAAAGGCGTGGAAAGCCGAGCCCCACGTGATCTGCCAGGGAGCGATGTAAGTCAATACGAAGCGTAACTTATACAACAGGTCCCACATCTGAGAAATCAAATAAGAATGCGTTGTTACGTCATTTCATTTTAGGCTTTATGATTGATGCCGTGCAAACCGACCTTGCTGAAAAGAATGGACATGAAATAGTAGTCAATCAAGAAAGTCTCCGAGAAGTGTGGGTAGTCAAAGTGGAAGAAGAGCGTGGTGAAGCACAGCGTGACGTACTGCTGCGACGGGGCGCAGAAGGATGAACGCAGCAGCTTCATGCCCGCCACTGAGATGAAGAGCGCTCGGCTACTGGAAGACAAGTCAAGAGGACATGATgagaaattgtgcattaaaaaaaatcctccagaCACATTCTAAAACCAGTAATGTTTTTCTAAGCCAATTAAATGAGAAGAACACTAGTTGGGGATTACTGACGTCATTAAATTCATTTTGCCCCTCTTAGTATAATGCACAGCAGTTGAGTGGCTCCAGCAACCACAGCCAAGGACCTCTTGTCGTGACTTACTAGATGTCCAGCTCTTTATGGTTCTGGCCAACGGCACGAGCTTCTGTCGTGAGGGAATTGAGCACCACCGCCGGGTAGATGAAGTACTTCTCCACACACTGAAGCCATGCATAAAGCTTCTCGAACCACATGAGCTGTGCAGCATCTGGCGAACAAACAGAAATAAATGCAAGGCGTGACACCCAGAGAGTTGATTTTTCTCGGGGTGATTAAATCAGTTTGTGACATTTCAAGGTGCTCTCACACTGCCGGTGTTATTTTtacactaacaaaaaaaaaaaaaaaaagtaccgaaATCCAACCGAACAAGCTCTACTGCAACTTCTCAAAATGTCAAGCAAGTTCAACAGTAAGAAGAAAAATAACTGAATTTAGTACTGGCGCACAGTGAAAATCCCAGGGAGCTGATGAGAGGTTAAATGCATTTCTCAACAGCACTTCAACTTGAGACCTTGCCGGTTTTTATTTAATCCTCAGTGATGCCTCTGGAGGGAGAAGCTGATAATGGCTCTTTCATTTTACAGTGACATGAGCTCGAGCGGATGAAGAGCAATGAGACGCTCACCTCGGACTTCGAACTGACTGTACTCTTTGGATCGGAGCACAGGGTGAGCCAGGCAGAACCATGGAAGCTGTTTGCGCAGCTGAGGCAGGAGATAGTGAGTAATAAAGCCGACAACTCCCGCCAGGATATATAAGACAAAGCTGAGCGCAGGCTGTGGGGGCAAAAAGCACAGAGAAGAATAAGTGAGCACTTGTCGGCAAATGGCGTGAAGAAAAGTGGCCGGATAATGTCCTTAACTTGTACTAACCTGTAGTGCAATGAAAACCGTGCTGGCACTGATGGCAAAAGTGATCACAGCCATGAGGGGACACATGACAAGGTCTGAATGAAGAATTTCTTTCTGCGGAGGGGAAGGCAAAACGCTTTTAAGTGAAGGACATTCTGAAATCAGATGTGTGGCGTTTAGGAAGATTTGTACCACAGAGTTGCGGAGCTTCTCTGGAAGAGGATCCTTGATCTCCACAGGGGGATCTTCTGGTGTACGATTCTCCAGCTCGGGGAGTAATTTGGATCGGACCAATGACCTGAGCGCCGGGGGGAAGGTGAGAGTTAGATACAGAATTTAGATGCACAGTAGTAAAGTCGAAATCAAAGTCTAAATAATGACTCTGAAGCAAGATACCGACCAGAGGATGGTGGGATCGCTACTTTGGCGACTCAGGTGGTAGGACAAGGCGAGCAGCAGGCCGCAAAATACAGAGAAGAGTACTGGCACATGGGCGTCCCCCCACGGTGCCTTTTAGTGGGAAGAAAACACAGACCTCTGCTGCATCAGGTTTCAATGTTTTAACATGGTATTGAACAAGTATTCATGTTGCGCTTACATTTATGGCACCCAGACAAAATCCATACAGCAGAGCGGCCACCAGCACGCTGCGTATGAGGCTGAACAGAGACGAGAGTGGGCTGGTGGTGGCTGAGGAGAAAAGAGTGAGTGGATCAATGCAGCCCAAACATGCGGTTCAAGCGACCCATCTAATAAAGCAAAACGAATACACGGTGAATGCTAAAGAGCCACGGTCTTACCCGTTCCACCAAAAATGTGCATGTCGATCTGCTCCAACAGACACATGATAAAAGTATTGACCTGAGGTAGCAAGCCAAACAGGAAGATGACCGGAAAACACAAGGCCAAGACtgtgggggggtaaaaaaaagaataggaTTCAACGgtgcttctttttttaaatttcaaagtAAAGTGTTAAGATTTACCCAGGAGCATATCTCGGACACAAAGCAGGAAATGTGCAGAAAAGAACGTGACGCCATAGAGGGAGAATGGTTGCAGGCTGCCAGAACGGCCGGATAAATCAAAGATCCAGATCATCACGCAGCACAAGCAGAAGTAAACAGGCCGACTGTACACAATGATCCAGTTATGACCCTGTTTCACAACAGATAGGGaagtaaataaatcatcacAACCAGGTGACACGGAAAAAATCTGAAAGCGGGAGGGCAAACCCAATTACTCACATGCATGGGAGAGGCTGCGTCTGGTTGCACACTCTGAAAAAATAGTTTCAAGAAAATGACTGGCTTGCATACAGAAAATAAGATCCCGGTACATTTACTTCAGAGATTCGCATACCTTCAATAAGGAGTATTGGCAACTTGCAATGACCAGGCAGAACTGGAAGACCCAGATGTCCCTGAAAAAGCCCTGGAGCAACAGTTGGAAGCCCAGGAAGGCCACCAGACTGGCCAGCACCACAGCAAACACGTTTTCTCCCACACGGCGGTTCCTGATGACAGGATCGGgtttcattttgaaatattgCATCATGTCGGTTCACGTGCAAAGCCTTACCTGTCCAACAAGGCCAGAAGCGCTAAGCGATCATAACGGACCCTGAGCCACTTCCCAGGCAGAACCCAAAAGCGATAATACTGTTTGGGTTTAGCCTTCTCCTCGATCATCAGCGTGTTCTCTTGGGACTCCTGCAGAGACTCGTGATCCAGGTCGAACTGGAGATAGGTTGAGAAGCAGATCATGAGTTCTAGGGGACGCTTATACTGAAGgaaaattaagaaaaataaaagtttaCCTC
The nucleotide sequence above comes from Syngnathus scovelli strain Florida chromosome 15, RoL_Ssco_1.2, whole genome shotgun sequence. Encoded proteins:
- the zgc:165604 gene encoding immunoglobulin superfamily member 11, producing MGAPGRHTLWTLCVCFAALQTNALRVTMRESTVEVVRGDYVILPCSFFTSSPLSRLNIIWTMAPFSSPESPIQVIVYDHGQIIEDPSLIGRVGFTGIPWSADIMVNDTHVSDAGIYRCMVNNPPETADPGIGELQLTVLVAPSLPACQWDGDTDAGGSVTLSCSVAEGIPTPEIHWDKLNPEEISLPINMEGELSGSVQIVNVSSQTSGLYRCSASNVLGTENCYVNLSVFSAVAGNSSGILQGVLLTLSMSLMLLALLVLMTWLHRTGQDGRWRLSKEEEDEEGYNEIRYTPSLMKRSFV